One Mycolicibacterium parafortuitum DNA segment encodes these proteins:
- a CDS encoding tyrosine-type recombinase/integrase — MTSGPVRYTLPPAWETAIRGWVGWLKLGGMAPSTAALRRGHIRAFARVSELSAPSDVTVPLVVAYCSGRSWSNDHRKSVRGSLVSFFDWCVDNGLATANPAASLPRVPGAKPRPRPATDEIWNDLLSSAGPRERMMARLAGEVGMRRAEVAVCQREDLVRDTDGWSLIVHGKGGKQRVVPVTDSLAEEIREFCPRGFLFPSRDQWGNLLSPHVSADCVGRLISALMPPGWSMHKLRHRFATRGLAGTGNLIAVRDALGHASVATTQIYTAVAPRAVRAVVEAPADERIAPRPPHGVGNVVSLGDRRRDAG, encoded by the coding sequence ATGACCAGCGGGCCCGTCCGATACACGCTGCCACCCGCGTGGGAGACCGCGATCCGCGGCTGGGTGGGCTGGCTCAAGCTCGGCGGAATGGCACCATCAACGGCCGCCCTCCGACGCGGCCACATCCGCGCCTTCGCACGCGTATCCGAGCTCAGCGCACCGAGCGATGTGACCGTTCCGCTCGTCGTCGCCTACTGCAGCGGCCGGTCCTGGTCCAACGACCACCGCAAGAGCGTCCGCGGCTCCCTCGTCAGCTTCTTCGACTGGTGCGTCGACAACGGCCTCGCAACCGCCAACCCCGCCGCCAGCCTGCCGAGAGTGCCCGGAGCCAAGCCGAGGCCACGACCGGCCACCGACGAGATATGGAACGACCTGCTGTCTTCCGCAGGCCCGCGCGAACGCATGATGGCGCGCCTGGCCGGTGAGGTCGGGATGCGGCGCGCTGAGGTCGCGGTGTGCCAGCGTGAAGACCTCGTGCGCGACACGGACGGGTGGTCGCTCATCGTGCACGGCAAAGGCGGAAAGCAGCGCGTGGTCCCCGTGACGGACAGCCTCGCGGAGGAGATCCGCGAGTTCTGTCCCCGCGGGTTCCTGTTCCCGTCGCGCGACCAGTGGGGCAACCTGCTTTCGCCGCACGTGTCGGCGGACTGCGTGGGCCGTCTCATCTCCGCTCTGATGCCGCCGGGCTGGTCGATGCACAAGCTGCGGCACCGCTTCGCCACCCGCGGACTGGCCGGCACCGGGAACTTGATCGCGGTCCGGGACGCCCTCGGCCACGCCAGCGTTGCCACGACGCAGATCTACACCGCAGTGGCACCCCGCGCTGTCCGAGCCGTTGTGGAGGCCCCCGCCGACGAACGGATCGCCCCACGACCACCGCACGGAGTGGGCAACGTCGTCAGCCTGGGCGACCGCAGGCGCGACGCAGGCTGA
- a CDS encoding ArsI/CadI family heavy metal resistance metalloenzyme — MSRMQLALNVDDLDEAITFYSKLFNTAPAKVKPGYANFAVTEPPLKLVLLENPGKGGTINHLGVEVESSETVHAEIARLADEGLFTEEEINTTCCFATQDKVWVTGPAGEKWEVYTVLADSETFGTSPQHLDDGNADASGVCCGGPAAEAAGTESAQSCC, encoded by the coding sequence ATGTCCCGCATGCAACTCGCCCTCAACGTCGACGACCTCGACGAGGCGATCACGTTCTACTCGAAACTGTTCAACACCGCCCCCGCCAAAGTGAAGCCGGGCTACGCCAACTTCGCGGTCACCGAGCCGCCGCTTAAGCTCGTGCTCTTGGAGAACCCCGGCAAGGGCGGAACGATCAACCACCTTGGCGTCGAGGTCGAGTCCAGCGAGACCGTTCACGCTGAGATCGCGCGCCTCGCCGACGAGGGCCTGTTCACCGAAGAGGAGATCAACACCACCTGCTGCTTCGCCACGCAGGACAAGGTCTGGGTGACCGGCCCCGCCGGGGAGAAGTGGGAGGTCTACACCGTCCTCGCCGATTCAGAGACATTCGGAACCAGCCCGCAGCATCTCGACGACGGCAACGCCGATGCGTCGGGTGTGTGCTGCGGCGGTCCCGCTGCCGAGGCAGCCGGGACCGAATCCGCGCAGTCCTGCTGCTGA
- a CDS encoding arsenate reductase ArsC, translating into MLFLCTHNAGRSQMAMGFLKHFSGDGVAVYSGGSEPADEVNPAAVEAMAEKGIDISGEQPRRWTLDDLEAVQVVISMGCGDECPYIPGKRYEKWELADPAGQGIDAVRAIRDDIEQRVRALAAELDALSQHRDPANRS; encoded by the coding sequence GTGCTGTTCCTGTGCACCCACAACGCCGGGCGTTCCCAGATGGCCATGGGCTTTCTCAAACACTTCTCGGGCGATGGCGTCGCCGTCTACTCAGGGGGCTCTGAACCAGCCGACGAGGTCAACCCCGCCGCCGTCGAAGCCATGGCCGAGAAGGGTATCGACATCAGCGGAGAACAACCCCGGCGCTGGACCCTGGACGACCTCGAAGCCGTCCAGGTCGTCATCTCCATGGGGTGCGGCGACGAATGTCCGTACATTCCCGGAAAGCGTTACGAGAAATGGGAGCTCGCCGACCCGGCGGGCCAGGGCATCGACGCCGTCCGCGCCATCCGTGACGACATCGAGCAGCGTGTACGGGCGCTCGCGGCCGAACTCGACGCGCTATCCCAGCACCGAGACCCCGCGAATCGGTCGTAA
- a CDS encoding aromatic ring-hydroxylating oxygenase subunit alpha, translated as MTSTIDPVASAQDDALTRRALRLALDKTTDMAERELRVPLHYYRDPKLTEIEESQILRRVPLAVIPSAQIANANDYVVRSVLGDSLLITRDRDGASHVLLNYCRHRGAMPACGAGNASRFTCPYHAWTYRNTGELLTVPGSGGFDSMDKTDYGLVELPSQERHGFIWAVLSADASIDVDAHLGDMGSELAQFNYASYGYHTEREFESDVSWKGALEAFAEAYHFPFVHGESVIGQNTLANTSIYDEFGKHHRMGFPFNWIVNLDADPSGAWDPAANMGLIYWIYPNLILANSPVGVEIIDILPAGQPTRCTVRHSWMGKVPASTDEMRAAYDQVYESVHAAVRDEDFAMLPQCGQGVRHGQHDHMVIGRNEIGVQHMIRVFAQELGIALQ; from the coding sequence GTGACCTCGACGATCGATCCCGTGGCGAGTGCCCAAGACGATGCGCTCACCCGTCGGGCGCTGCGCCTGGCTCTGGACAAGACCACCGATATGGCCGAGCGTGAACTGCGCGTCCCACTGCACTACTACCGCGACCCGAAGCTCACCGAGATCGAGGAGTCACAGATCCTGCGGCGCGTACCGCTGGCGGTAATTCCGTCCGCGCAGATCGCGAATGCCAACGACTACGTCGTGAGATCGGTGCTGGGCGACTCGCTGCTGATCACCCGTGACCGCGACGGCGCCAGTCACGTGCTGCTCAACTACTGCAGGCACCGGGGAGCCATGCCTGCCTGCGGAGCGGGCAACGCGTCACGCTTCACCTGCCCCTACCATGCGTGGACCTATCGCAACACCGGCGAGCTGCTGACCGTGCCGGGCAGTGGTGGTTTCGATTCGATGGACAAAACCGACTACGGGCTCGTCGAGCTGCCCTCTCAGGAGCGGCATGGATTCATTTGGGCTGTGCTCAGCGCCGACGCCTCGATCGACGTCGACGCACACCTCGGGGATATGGGATCCGAACTGGCGCAGTTCAACTACGCGTCGTATGGCTATCACACCGAGCGCGAATTCGAGTCAGACGTGTCCTGGAAGGGCGCTCTGGAGGCTTTCGCCGAGGCCTACCACTTCCCATTTGTGCACGGAGAGAGCGTGATCGGACAGAACACCCTGGCCAACACGTCGATATACGACGAATTCGGCAAGCATCACCGCATGGGGTTTCCGTTCAACTGGATCGTCAACCTCGACGCGGATCCGTCCGGGGCATGGGATCCCGCCGCAAACATGGGACTGATCTATTGGATCTACCCGAACCTGATCCTGGCCAACAGCCCGGTCGGTGTGGAAATCATCGACATCTTGCCGGCCGGCCAACCCACGCGGTGCACGGTCAGGCACAGTTGGATGGGTAAGGTTCCGGCGAGCACCGACGAGATGCGGGCGGCTTACGACCAGGTGTACGAGAGCGTCCACGCCGCGGTTCGCGATGAGGACTTCGCCATGCTGCCCCAATGCGGACAAGGCGTGCGGCACGGCCAACACGATCACATGGTCATCGGCCGCAACGAAATCGGCGTACAACACATGATCCGTGTCTTCGCCCAGGAACTCGGGATAGCGCTGCAATAG
- a CDS encoding universal stress protein, with product MSSERARFGIVVGVDGSQEAVAAVRWAAREAQLAGKPITLLFAVPQPIVTWPLAPSDGTVDDELRYAETVLKEAGELVAEVADGDPPAIRTEIVRSGAVEALVEASRSAHMVVVGSRGTGAVGRLLLGSVSSGILHHGSGPVAVVHNQNGIAPTATEPVLLGIDGPASYAATALAFEEASRRGVSVLAVHVISDIGEALSRGGEWSNARRHGEEYLSQRLAPWKERYPEVPVHAEVEFDRPLHRLVERCGAAQLAVVGSHGRGGFADMLLGSVSSALAQLADIPVIVVRPR from the coding sequence ATGAGCAGCGAGCGAGCGCGATTCGGGATCGTCGTCGGTGTCGACGGGTCGCAGGAAGCGGTGGCGGCAGTCCGCTGGGCCGCGCGTGAGGCTCAACTGGCCGGCAAGCCGATCACTCTTCTGTTTGCGGTGCCGCAACCGATTGTCACGTGGCCACTGGCGCCGTCGGACGGTACGGTCGACGACGAACTTCGCTACGCCGAAACCGTGTTGAAGGAGGCGGGTGAACTGGTCGCCGAGGTAGCCGACGGCGATCCTCCCGCTATTCGTACCGAGATTGTTCGCTCCGGAGCCGTTGAGGCTCTCGTGGAGGCCTCGCGATCGGCGCACATGGTCGTCGTCGGCAGTCGTGGGACGGGAGCGGTGGGGCGGTTGCTGCTGGGCTCGGTGAGCTCCGGGATCCTGCACCACGGCTCCGGCCCAGTGGCCGTAGTTCACAACCAGAACGGAATTGCGCCCACGGCAACCGAACCGGTGTTGTTGGGAATCGACGGTCCGGCGTCGTACGCGGCCACCGCACTGGCTTTTGAGGAGGCGTCCCGGCGGGGAGTGAGTGTGCTGGCGGTCCACGTCATCAGCGACATCGGCGAAGCGCTCAGCCGGGGTGGCGAGTGGAGCAACGCCAGAAGGCACGGTGAGGAGTATCTTTCCCAGCGTCTGGCGCCCTGGAAGGAACGCTACCCGGAGGTGCCAGTTCATGCTGAGGTGGAGTTCGACCGACCCCTCCATCGTCTGGTGGAACGCTGCGGCGCAGCACAACTCGCCGTGGTGGGGAGTCACGGTCGCGGCGGTTTCGCCGACATGCTGCTCGGCTCCGTCAGTTCAGCGCTGGCGCAACTGGCTGATATCCCCGTCATCGTGGTCAGACCGCGCTGA
- a CDS encoding wax ester/triacylglycerol synthase family O-acyltransferase — MERLSAFDAGFLDAEDADPHISLAVGAVSVLEGPVPPQDEIVTALAARIPAIPRLSQVVRRAPFDLSAPQWVADPAPDLAHHIRRAALPHPGDDEALFRFTAEAMESRLDRERPLWQCWVIEGLPRGQWAILMKVHHCIADGIAALHMLTGLCDGGEHTTYVGATQPAQQPRPETARRLSLNPIRWAQDAWSTASAVASTATTTLVGGIEILDSLVRHGDDSVFNGSITSMRRYSAVQVSLADALTVCRTFDVTLNDVALAAITDSFRAALIRRGAEPLHHSLRTLVPVSVRPADAMNRADNQVSVILPYLPVDESDRLEQLRAVHRTLTRVKAGGQRSAGSTAVSIVKSVPFAVASRVIRTVTALPQRGVVALATNVPGPRDRLRLMGHDVVRMLPIPPVALRLRAAVGILSYGDDLVFGITTDFDAFPDVAQLADGIADAVADLTRAAARKAAPPADQVGV, encoded by the coding sequence GTGGAGCGCTTGTCGGCCTTTGATGCGGGATTCCTCGATGCCGAGGACGCTGATCCGCATATCAGTCTTGCGGTCGGCGCGGTTTCGGTCCTGGAGGGCCCGGTTCCGCCTCAGGACGAGATCGTCACCGCGCTGGCTGCACGCATTCCGGCCATCCCCCGGCTGAGCCAAGTTGTCCGTCGTGCGCCATTCGACCTGTCGGCTCCGCAGTGGGTGGCCGATCCCGCGCCGGATCTTGCCCACCACATTCGGCGAGCTGCGTTACCGCACCCCGGCGACGACGAGGCGCTCTTCCGATTCACCGCAGAAGCGATGGAGTCCCGATTAGACCGCGAACGCCCACTATGGCAGTGCTGGGTCATCGAAGGACTACCCCGCGGACAATGGGCGATCCTGATGAAAGTGCATCACTGCATCGCCGACGGCATCGCCGCATTGCACATGCTGACCGGGCTGTGTGACGGTGGTGAGCACACCACATATGTCGGCGCCACGCAGCCCGCGCAGCAGCCCCGTCCAGAGACCGCGCGACGACTGTCGCTCAACCCGATTCGCTGGGCGCAGGACGCGTGGAGCACGGCCTCAGCAGTGGCCTCCACCGCGACCACAACGCTGGTCGGCGGTATCGAAATCCTTGACAGCCTCGTCCGGCACGGCGACGACTCCGTGTTCAACGGTTCGATCACCTCGATGCGCCGCTACAGCGCCGTCCAGGTGTCCTTGGCCGACGCGCTGACGGTATGTCGAACTTTCGATGTCACCCTCAATGATGTAGCGCTAGCGGCGATTACCGACAGCTTCCGCGCGGCTCTGATACGGCGTGGCGCTGAACCCCTGCACCACTCGCTGCGCACGCTCGTCCCGGTCTCGGTGCGCCCAGCAGATGCGATGAACCGTGCCGACAATCAGGTGTCGGTGATCTTGCCCTATCTACCGGTGGATGAATCCGACCGGTTGGAGCAACTGCGTGCGGTGCACCGCACGCTGACACGGGTGAAAGCGGGTGGCCAACGAAGCGCCGGCAGTACCGCGGTCAGCATCGTCAAATCGGTGCCGTTCGCAGTGGCCTCCCGGGTGATCAGAACGGTGACGGCCCTACCCCAGCGTGGCGTTGTGGCGTTGGCGACGAATGTTCCCGGGCCCCGAGATCGGCTGCGGCTTATGGGTCACGACGTCGTGCGCATGCTTCCAATACCTCCTGTCGCGTTACGCCTTCGCGCCGCCGTGGGGATCCTGAGCTATGGCGACGACCTCGTCTTCGGCATCACCACCGATTTCGATGCCTTCCCGGACGTAGCCCAGCTGGCGGACGGAATTGCGGATGCCGTGGCCGACCTGACGCGGGCGGCGGCACGGAAAGCGGCTCCGCCGGCAGATCAGGTCGGCGTTTGA
- the arsB gene encoding ACR3 family arsenite efflux transporter, producing the protein MAATPHSSGPTPRIAVVDKMSTLDRLLPVWIGIAMVVGLLVGRWVPGLDTWLDSVQIDGVSVPIALGLLVMMYPVLAKVRYDRLDTVTGDRRLLVSSLVLNWVLGPALMFALAWLFLPDLPEYRTGLIIVGLARCIAMVIVWNDLACGDREAAAVLVALNSVFQVAMFAVLGWFYLSVLPGWLGLEQTTISTSPWQIAKSVLIFLGIPLAAGYLSRRIGERAKGRHWYETNFLPKVGPWALYGLLFTIVILFALQGAQITTNPMDVIRIAIPLLAYFAIMWGGGYLLGAALGLGYERTTTLAFTAAGNNFELAIAVAIATYGATSGQALAGVVGPLIEVPVLVGLVYVSLLLRKRYRDPSATAPTESPHR; encoded by the coding sequence ATGGCGGCGACACCCCATAGCAGCGGGCCCACGCCGCGGATCGCAGTCGTGGACAAGATGTCGACTCTGGACCGGCTACTGCCGGTCTGGATCGGCATTGCCATGGTTGTGGGCCTGCTCGTCGGCAGGTGGGTGCCAGGTCTGGATACGTGGCTTGACAGTGTCCAGATCGACGGCGTCTCCGTGCCGATCGCCCTCGGGCTGCTCGTCATGATGTATCCGGTGCTGGCCAAGGTCCGCTACGACCGCCTCGACACCGTCACCGGCGACCGCAGACTCCTTGTCAGTTCCCTGGTGCTGAACTGGGTGCTGGGCCCGGCGCTGATGTTCGCGTTGGCGTGGCTGTTCCTACCCGACCTTCCCGAGTACCGCACCGGGCTGATCATTGTGGGTCTGGCGCGCTGTATCGCCATGGTCATCGTCTGGAACGACCTCGCCTGCGGCGACCGCGAAGCAGCCGCCGTGCTGGTGGCGCTGAACTCGGTTTTTCAAGTGGCGATGTTCGCGGTGCTGGGGTGGTTCTACCTCTCGGTGCTGCCGGGTTGGCTCGGTCTGGAACAGACCACGATCAGCACATCACCGTGGCAGATCGCCAAATCCGTGCTGATCTTCCTGGGCATCCCACTCGCTGCGGGCTACCTGTCTCGACGGATCGGTGAGCGAGCCAAGGGCAGGCACTGGTACGAGACGAACTTCCTCCCCAAAGTCGGGCCCTGGGCCCTCTACGGCCTTCTCTTCACCATCGTGATCCTGTTCGCACTGCAAGGCGCTCAGATCACCACCAACCCAATGGATGTCATCCGCATCGCGATCCCCCTGCTGGCGTACTTCGCGATCATGTGGGGCGGCGGCTACCTGCTGGGGGCTGCGCTCGGGCTCGGCTATGAGCGCACCACCACCCTGGCGTTCACCGCCGCGGGAAACAATTTCGAACTCGCCATCGCTGTCGCCATCGCCACCTACGGCGCGACCTCCGGTCAAGCGTTGGCCGGTGTCGTCGGCCCGCTCATCGAGGTGCCCGTCCTCGTCGGCCTCGTCTATGTGTCCCTACTGCTCCGCAAGAGGTACAGAGACCCAAGCGCCACCGCACCGACAGAAAGTCCCCACCGATGA
- a CDS encoding TetR/AcrR family transcriptional regulator, which translates to MRRHGWAGDIPADDDEAVARIVAAARRVIDEDRTVSISRVAEDLGITRPTLYRYFPNVEALLHATAMSAVSAFLDNLAVHLKAYTTPTDAVVEGIAFTLEQLSHDRYLSMVMQPGKASAFTAGVTGDVAITFGRSILNRFNVDWHGHGIDDKTLTELVEFMLRILQSLIIDPGRPPREGNDLRAYLYNWIAPAVQARSNKAL; encoded by the coding sequence GTGCGTAGACATGGGTGGGCCGGCGACATACCGGCCGACGATGACGAGGCCGTCGCCCGCATCGTGGCAGCCGCGCGACGCGTCATCGACGAAGACAGAACAGTCAGCATCTCGCGGGTCGCCGAAGACCTCGGCATCACCCGGCCAACCCTCTACCGGTACTTCCCGAATGTGGAGGCGCTGCTGCACGCCACCGCGATGTCCGCGGTGTCAGCGTTCCTCGACAACCTCGCGGTACACCTCAAGGCGTACACAACACCTACCGACGCCGTGGTCGAGGGCATCGCCTTCACCCTCGAACAACTCTCACACGACCGCTATCTCAGCATGGTGATGCAACCCGGGAAGGCCAGCGCATTCACCGCCGGTGTCACCGGCGACGTCGCCATCACCTTCGGACGGTCCATCCTGAACAGATTCAACGTGGACTGGCACGGCCATGGCATCGACGACAAGACCTTGACCGAACTTGTCGAGTTCATGCTGCGAATACTCCAGTCCCTGATCATCGACCCCGGCCGGCCCCCACGTGAAGGAAACGACCTGCGCGCCTACCTGTACAACTGGATAGCGCCGGCAGTGCAGGCGCGCTCGAACAAAGCGTTGTGA
- a CDS encoding DUF4239 domain-containing protein — protein MSQWLVSHVPPWLLLLLIVTCTAGIAILAQTVVRRRFPHLRGEEHNDVIKFAFGVVGFVFAFFIGFVVSAMWGQISHADDLVRTEGTAAAQLARDSHIFDQPDRDRIRQALLEYEQAAITEWDEINDGRSFPEADRALDRLYAAYENVQASTDAQKTLLASSFSNLNDASKNRAERILQARTDTGPPWSLWAVIFVTSGLLLGCAIIYGVEKATNHYAMVAIIGTLVGAQLFLVVELSHPYVGAVSTVPEPLHHVVRVLQDSAT, from the coding sequence TTGAGTCAGTGGTTGGTCTCGCACGTGCCGCCGTGGCTACTCCTGCTTCTCATCGTCACCTGCACGGCGGGCATCGCGATCCTGGCCCAGACCGTCGTGCGTCGTCGATTCCCCCACCTGCGAGGCGAGGAACACAACGACGTCATCAAGTTCGCCTTCGGCGTCGTGGGTTTCGTTTTCGCGTTCTTCATCGGCTTCGTCGTCTCGGCGATGTGGGGACAGATCAGCCACGCCGATGACCTCGTGCGCACGGAGGGCACCGCTGCCGCTCAACTGGCCAGGGACTCCCATATCTTCGACCAGCCCGACAGGGACCGGATTCGGCAAGCCCTGCTGGAATACGAGCAGGCAGCTATCACCGAATGGGACGAAATCAACGACGGGCGCTCCTTTCCCGAGGCGGACCGAGCCCTCGATCGCCTCTACGCCGCCTACGAAAACGTCCAAGCGAGCACAGATGCCCAAAAGACGCTTCTCGCATCGTCGTTCAGCAATCTGAACGATGCCAGCAAGAATCGCGCCGAACGCATTCTGCAGGCCCGTACGGACACCGGCCCACCCTGGTCGCTGTGGGCGGTCATCTTCGTCACCAGCGGTCTGCTTCTGGGCTGCGCGATCATCTACGGCGTCGAGAAAGCCACCAACCACTACGCCATGGTCGCCATCATCGGAACCCTTGTCGGCGCGCAACTGTTTCTCGTCGTCGAACTCTCCCACCCGTACGTCGGCGCGGTCTCCACGGTGCCCGAACCCCTCCACCACGTCGTGCGCGTCCTACAGGACAGCGCGACGTGA
- a CDS encoding Rv2640c family ArsR-like transcriptional regulator: MPKALPTIDMSAPVCCAPVASGPMSEDDALQVALRLKALADPVRVRIMSMLFSSSAGEENSGDLAAALELAESTISHHLAQLRRAGFVVSDRRGMNVFHRPASDALGALCAVLDPNCCR, from the coding sequence GTGCCCAAAGCTCTGCCAACGATCGACATGTCGGCTCCGGTGTGCTGCGCCCCCGTGGCCTCGGGTCCGATGAGCGAGGACGACGCTCTGCAGGTGGCATTGCGGCTGAAGGCACTCGCGGACCCGGTGCGCGTCAGGATCATGTCGATGCTGTTCAGTTCCTCAGCGGGCGAGGAGAACAGCGGCGATCTGGCGGCGGCGCTGGAGTTGGCCGAGTCCACGATCAGTCACCATCTCGCCCAACTGAGGCGTGCAGGATTTGTCGTGTCAGATCGCCGAGGAATGAACGTCTTTCATCGGCCGGCCTCCGATGCGCTGGGCGCGCTGTGCGCCGTGCTCGACCCGAACTGCTGCCGCTGA